One region of Drosophila kikkawai strain 14028-0561.14 chromosome 2R, DkikHiC1v2, whole genome shotgun sequence genomic DNA includes:
- the SERCA gene encoding calcium-transporting ATPase sarcoplasmic/endoplasmic reticulum type isoform X1: protein MEDGHSKTVEQALNFFGTDGERGLTLDQIKTNQKKYGPNELPTEEGKSIWQLVLEQFDDLLVKILLLAAIISFVLALFEEHEETFTAFVEPLVILLILIANAVVGVWQERNAESAIEALKEYEPEMGKVVRQDKSGIQKVRAKEIVPGDLVEVSVGDKIPADIRITHIYSTTLRIDQSILTGESVSVIKHTDAIPDPRAVNQDKKNILFSGTNVAAGKARGIVIGTGLSTAIGKIRTEMSETEEIKTPLQQKLDEFGEQLSKVISIICVAVWAINIGHFNDPAHGGSWIKGAIYYFKIAVALAVAAIPEGLPAVITTCLALGTRRMAKKNAIVRSLPSVETLGCTSVICSDKTGTLTTNQMSVSRMFIFDKVEGNDSSFLEFELTGSTYEPIGELFLGGQRVKAADYDALQELSTVCIMCNDSAIDYNEFKQAFEKVGEATETALIVLAEKLNSFSVNKSGLDRRSAAIACRGEIETKWKKEFTLEFSRDRKSMSSYCTPLKASRLGTGPKLFVKGAPEGVLERCTHARVGTTKVPLTSALKSKILALTGQYGTGRDTLRCLALAVADSPMRPDEMDLGDSTKFYQYEVNLTFVGVVGMLDPPRKEVFDSIVRCRAAGIRVIVITGDNKATAEAICRRIGVFTEDEDTTGKSYSGREFDDLSPAEQKAAVARSRLFSRVEPQHKSKIVEFLQGMNEISAMTGDGVNDAPALKKAEIGIAMGSGTAVAKSAAEMVLADDNFSSIVSAVEEGRAIYNNMKQFIRYLISSNIGEVVSIFLTAALGLPEALIPVQLLWVNLVTDGLPATALGFNPPDLDIMEKPPRKADEGLISGWLFFRYMAIGFYVGAATVGAAAWWFVFSAEGPNLTYWQLTHHLSCLGGGDEFKGVDCKIFSDPHAMTMALSVLVTIEMLNAMNSLSENQSLITMPPWCNLWLIGSMALSFTLHFVILYVDVLSTVFQVTPLSAEEWITVMKFSIPVVLLDETLKFVARKIADGESPIYKMHGIVLMWAVFFGLLYAMML from the exons ATGGAAGACGGTCACTCGAAAACCGTCGAGCAGGCTCTCAACTTTTTCGGAACGGACGGCGAGCGCGGCCTCACTCTCGACCAGATCAAGACCAACCAGAAGAAATATGGACCCAACG AGTTGCCGACTGAGGAAG GAAAGAGCATCTGGCAGCTGGTCTTGGAGCAGTTCGACGATCTCCTGGTGAAGATTCTGCTTTTGGCAGCCATCATCTCATTT GTTCTCGCGCTGTTTGAGGAACACGAAGAAACGTTCACTGCATTTGTAGAGCCCTTAGTTATTTTACTTATTCTGATAGCCAACGCGGTGGTGGGAGTATGGCAGGAGAGGAACGCCGAATCGGCCATCGAAGCGCTCAAGGAGTACGAGCCAGAGATGGGCAAGGTGGTGCGTCAGGACAAGTCCGGCATCCAGAAGGTGCGCGCGAAAGAGATCGTGCCCGGTGACCTCGTTGAGGTCTCCGTCGGCGACAAGATCCCCGCCGATATCCGCATCACCCACATCTACTCGACCACCCTTAGGATCGATCAGTCCATCCTCACCGGTGAGTCGGTGTCTGTTATCAAGCACACCGATGCCATTCCCGATCCCCGCGCCGTCAACCAGGACAAGAAGAACATCCTGTTCTCCGGCACCAATGTGGCCGCTGGCAAGGCCCGCGGTATCGTCATCGGCACTGGCCTGAGCACCGCCATCGGTAAGATCCGTACCGAGATGTCCGAGACTGAGGAGATCAAGACTCCCCTGCAGCAGAAGCTCGACGAGTTCGGTGAGCAGCTGTCCAAGGTTATCTCCATCATTTGCGTCGCCGTGTGGGCTATCAACATTGGCCACTTCAACGACCCCGCCCACGGTGGCTCCTGGATCAAGGGCGCCATCTACTATTTCAAGATCGCCGTCGCTCTGGCCGTGGCTGCCATTCCCGAGGGTCTGCCCGCTGTCATCACCACCTGTCTGGCTTTGGGCACCCGCCGCATGGCCAAGAAGAACGCCATCGTGCGCTCCCTGCCCTCCGTCGAGACCCTTGGCTGCACCTCCGTCATCTGCTCAGATAAGACCGGCACACTCACCACCAACCAGATGTCCGTTTCCCGCATGTTCATCTTCGACAAGGTCGAGGGCAACGATAGCAGCTTCCTGGAATTCGAGCTGACTGGCTCCACCTACGAGCCCATTGGCGAGCTCTTCCTGGGTGGCCAGCGCGTCAAGGCCGCTGACTACGACGCCCTGCAGGAGCTGTCCACCGTCTGCATCATGTGCAACGACTCTGCCATCGATTACAATGAGTTCAAGCAGGCCTTCGAGAAGGTCGGCGAGGCCACTGAGACCGCCCTGATTGTGCTGGCCGAGAAGCTGAACAGCTTCAGCGTGAACAAGTCCGGCCTGGACCGCCGCTCCGCTGCCATTGCCTGCCGCGGTGAGATTGAGACCAAGTGGAAGAAGGAGTTCACCCTGGAGTTCTCCCGCGATCGTAAATCCATGTCCTCGTACTGCACCCCCCTGAAGGCCTCCCGTCTGGGCACTGGCCCCAAGCTGTTCGTCAAGGGCGCCCCTGAGGGTGTCCTCGAGCGCTGCACACACGCCCGCGTCGGAACCACCAAGGTGCCTCTGACCTCGGCCCTGAAGAGCAAGATCCTCGCCCTGACCGGCCAGTACGGTACTGGACGCGACACCCTGCGTTGCCTGGCCCTCGCCGTTGCCGATAGCCCGATGCGTCCCGATGAGATGGATCTGGGTGATTCCACCAAGTTCTACCAGTATGAGGTTAACCTGACCTTTGTCGGTGTCGTTGGCATGCTGGATCCCCCCCGCAAGGAGGTCTTCGACTCCATTGTTCGCTGCCGTGCCGCCGGTATTCGCGTTATTGTGATCACTGGCGACAACAAGGCCACTGCCGAGGCTATCTGCCGTCGTATTGGTGTGTTCACCGAGGACGAGGACACCACTGGCAAGTCCTACTCTGGCCGCGAATTCGATGACCTGTCCCCCGCCGAACAGAAGGCTGCCGTCGCCCGTTCCCGCCTTTTCTCCCGCGTGGAGCCCCAGCACAAGTCTAAGATTGTTGAGTTCCTGCAGGGCATGAACGAGATCTCCGCCATGACTGGTGATGGTGTGAACGACGCCCCCGCCCTGAAGAAGGCCGAGATCGGTATTGCCATGGGCTCTGGTACCGCTGTCGCCAAGTCTGCCGCCGAAATGGTGTTGGCCGACGACAACTTCTCCTCCATCGTGTCCGCCGTTGAAGAAGGTCGCGCTATTTACAACAACATGAAGCAGTTCATTCGCTACCTCATCTCCTCCAACATTGGTGAGGTCGTCTCCATCTTCCTTACTGCCGCCCTTGGTCTGCCCGAGGCTCTGATTCCCGTTCAGCTGCTCTGGGTTAACTTg GTTACTGACGGTCTCCCAGCCACAGCTCTTGGCTTCAACCCACCTGACTTGGACATCATGGAGAAGCCACCCAGGAAGGCCGATGAGGGTCTCATTTCCGGATGGTTGTTCTTCCG CTACATGGCTATTGGCTTCTATGTGGGCGCTGCCACTGTTGGTGCCGCCGCCTGGTGGTTCGTGTTCTCCGCCGAGGGCCCCAACCTAACCTACTGGCAGCTGACTCACCATCTGTCCTGCTTGGGCGGTGGTGACGAATTCAAGGGCGTTGACTGCAAGATCTTCAGCGATCCCCATGCCATGACCATGGCCTTGTCCGTGCTGGTAACCATTGAGATGTTGAACGCGATGAACAG CTTGTCTGAGAATCAGTCGCTGATTACCATGCCCCCATGGTGCAACTTGTGGCTGATTGGATCAATGGCACTCTCCTTTACTCTTCACTTTGTTATTCTTTACGTCGATGTCCTCTCC ACCGTCTTCCAAGTGACACCGTTGTCTGCTGAGGAATGGATAACTGTGATGAAATTCTCAATTCCTGTAGTTTTATTAGATGAGACACTGAAGTTTGTTGCTAGAAAAATCGCAGATGGTGAGAGTCCTATATATAAGATGCATGGCATTGTGTTAATGTGGGCTGTCTTCTTTGGCCTGCTGTACGCTATGATGCTTtaa
- the LOC108072008 gene encoding WD repeat-containing protein 47 codes for MNSEAKDLDLRRGDVERPQFEAVTTLSDSQAIRSVDFHPNGKLYAVGSNSKTFRICQYPQLTKLRHGQQTSTVYPPSVLCKRTKHHRGSIYCTCWSRDGELIATGSNDKTIKYMRFNNDTNQLVGHEIELNMHDGTVRDMCFLDDSSTKSRLLASGGAGDCKIYITDCGTGTPFQAYTGHSGHILSLYSWNNAMFVSGSQDQTIRFWDLRVNVSVNTLDHERREGLENSAVTAVCVDPTGRLLVSGHADSSCVLYDIRGNRPIQRFYPHSAEIRCVRFSPSAYYMLTCSYDNSVKLTDLQGDLAHELNSVVVAEHKDKAITIRWHPTEFSFISTSADKTATLWALPPS; via the exons ATGAATTCTGAGGCTAAGGACCTGGACTTGAGAAGG GGCGATGTAGAAAGACCGCAGTTCGAGGCGGTCACCACCTTGTCGGACTCTCAGGCCATTCGCAGCGTTGACTTTCATCCAAATGGAAAGCTGTACGCGGTGGGCTCCAACTCCAAGACATTCCGCATCTGCCAGTATCCCCAACTGACCAAGCTGAG ACATGGCCAGCAGACGTCGACGGTGTATCCGCCATCCGTGCTCTGCAAGCGGACAAAACACCATCGCGGCTCCATCTACTGCACGTGTTGGTCGCGGGACGGGGAGCTCATTGCCACCGGATCGAACGACAAGACCATCAAGTACATGAGATTCAACAATGATACCAACCAGTTGGTGGGCCACGAGATCGAGCTCAACATGCACGACGGCACCGTGCGGGACATGTGCTTCCTGGACGATTCGTCCACCAAGTCTCGACTTCTGGCCAGTGGCGGCGCCGGCGATTGCAAGATCTATATAACAGACTGCGGAACCGGCACGCCCTTCCAGGCCTACACCGGCCATTCCGGTCACATTCTGTCCCTTTACAGCTGGAATAATGCAATGTTCGTTTCGGGATCGCAG GATCAAACGATACGGTTCTGGGATCTGCGAGTTAACGTCTCGGTCAACACCTTGGATCACGAGAGGAGGGAGGGCCTGGAGAACTCGGCAGTGACTGCAGTGTGTGTGGATCCGACGGGCAGACTTCTGGTTTCAGGACACGCAGACAGCTCTTGCGTTCTGTACGACATCCGAGGCAACCGACCCATACAGCGTTTTTATCCCCACAGCGCTGAAATAAg GTGCGTCCGCTTCTCCCCATCCGCCTATTATATGCTGACTTGCAGCTACGACAACTCGGTCAAGCTGACGGATCTGCAGGGTGATCTCGCCCATGAGCTGAAttcggtggtggtggcggagCACAAGGACAAGGCCATCACCATCCGATGGCATCCAACCGAATTCTCCTTCATCTCCACGTCGGCAGACAAGACGGCCACATTATGGGCCCTACCTCCTTCGTAA
- the SERCA gene encoding calcium-transporting ATPase sarcoplasmic/endoplasmic reticulum type isoform X2 — protein sequence MEDGHSKTVEQALNFFGTDGERGLTLDQIKTNQKKYGPNELPTEEGKSIWQLVLEQFDDLLVKILLLAAIISFVLALFEEHEETFTAFVEPLVILLILIANAVVGVWQERNAESAIEALKEYEPEMGKVVRQDKSGIQKVRAKEIVPGDLVEVSVGDKIPADIRITHIYSTTLRIDQSILTGESVSVIKHTDAIPDPRAVNQDKKNILFSGTNVAAGKARGIVIGTGLSTAIGKIRTEMSETEEIKTPLQQKLDEFGEQLSKVISIICVAVWAINIGHFNDPAHGGSWIKGAIYYFKIAVALAVAAIPEGLPAVITTCLALGTRRMAKKNAIVRSLPSVETLGCTSVICSDKTGTLTTNQMSVSRMFIFDKVEGNDSSFLEFELTGSTYEPIGELFLGGQRVKAADYDALQELSTVCIMCNDSAIDYNEFKQAFEKVGEATETALIVLAEKLNSFSVNKSGLDRRSAAIACRGEIETKWKKEFTLEFSRDRKSMSSYCTPLKASRLGTGPKLFVKGAPEGVLERCTHARVGTTKVPLTSALKSKILALTGQYGTGRDTLRCLALAVADSPMRPDEMDLGDSTKFYQYEVNLTFVGVVGMLDPPRKEVFDSIVRCRAAGIRVIVITGDNKATAEAICRRIGVFTEDEDTTGKSYSGREFDDLSPAEQKAAVARSRLFSRVEPQHKSKIVEFLQGMNEISAMTGDGVNDAPALKKAEIGIAMGSGTAVAKSAAEMVLADDNFSSIVSAVEEGRAIYNNMKQFIRYLISSNIGEVVSIFLTAALGLPEALIPVQLLWVNLVTDGLPATALGFNPPDLDIMEKPPRKADEGLISGWLFFRYMAIGFYVGAATVGAAAWWFVFSAEGPNLTYWQLTHHLSCLGGGDEFKGVDCKIFSDPHAMTMALSVLVTIEMLNAMNSLSENQSLITMPPWCNLWLIGSMALSFTLHFVILYVDVLSTVFQVTPLSAEEWITVMKFSIPVVLLDETLKFVARKIADVPDVVVDKW from the exons ATGGAAGACGGTCACTCGAAAACCGTCGAGCAGGCTCTCAACTTTTTCGGAACGGACGGCGAGCGCGGCCTCACTCTCGACCAGATCAAGACCAACCAGAAGAAATATGGACCCAACG AGTTGCCGACTGAGGAAG GAAAGAGCATCTGGCAGCTGGTCTTGGAGCAGTTCGACGATCTCCTGGTGAAGATTCTGCTTTTGGCAGCCATCATCTCATTT GTTCTCGCGCTGTTTGAGGAACACGAAGAAACGTTCACTGCATTTGTAGAGCCCTTAGTTATTTTACTTATTCTGATAGCCAACGCGGTGGTGGGAGTATGGCAGGAGAGGAACGCCGAATCGGCCATCGAAGCGCTCAAGGAGTACGAGCCAGAGATGGGCAAGGTGGTGCGTCAGGACAAGTCCGGCATCCAGAAGGTGCGCGCGAAAGAGATCGTGCCCGGTGACCTCGTTGAGGTCTCCGTCGGCGACAAGATCCCCGCCGATATCCGCATCACCCACATCTACTCGACCACCCTTAGGATCGATCAGTCCATCCTCACCGGTGAGTCGGTGTCTGTTATCAAGCACACCGATGCCATTCCCGATCCCCGCGCCGTCAACCAGGACAAGAAGAACATCCTGTTCTCCGGCACCAATGTGGCCGCTGGCAAGGCCCGCGGTATCGTCATCGGCACTGGCCTGAGCACCGCCATCGGTAAGATCCGTACCGAGATGTCCGAGACTGAGGAGATCAAGACTCCCCTGCAGCAGAAGCTCGACGAGTTCGGTGAGCAGCTGTCCAAGGTTATCTCCATCATTTGCGTCGCCGTGTGGGCTATCAACATTGGCCACTTCAACGACCCCGCCCACGGTGGCTCCTGGATCAAGGGCGCCATCTACTATTTCAAGATCGCCGTCGCTCTGGCCGTGGCTGCCATTCCCGAGGGTCTGCCCGCTGTCATCACCACCTGTCTGGCTTTGGGCACCCGCCGCATGGCCAAGAAGAACGCCATCGTGCGCTCCCTGCCCTCCGTCGAGACCCTTGGCTGCACCTCCGTCATCTGCTCAGATAAGACCGGCACACTCACCACCAACCAGATGTCCGTTTCCCGCATGTTCATCTTCGACAAGGTCGAGGGCAACGATAGCAGCTTCCTGGAATTCGAGCTGACTGGCTCCACCTACGAGCCCATTGGCGAGCTCTTCCTGGGTGGCCAGCGCGTCAAGGCCGCTGACTACGACGCCCTGCAGGAGCTGTCCACCGTCTGCATCATGTGCAACGACTCTGCCATCGATTACAATGAGTTCAAGCAGGCCTTCGAGAAGGTCGGCGAGGCCACTGAGACCGCCCTGATTGTGCTGGCCGAGAAGCTGAACAGCTTCAGCGTGAACAAGTCCGGCCTGGACCGCCGCTCCGCTGCCATTGCCTGCCGCGGTGAGATTGAGACCAAGTGGAAGAAGGAGTTCACCCTGGAGTTCTCCCGCGATCGTAAATCCATGTCCTCGTACTGCACCCCCCTGAAGGCCTCCCGTCTGGGCACTGGCCCCAAGCTGTTCGTCAAGGGCGCCCCTGAGGGTGTCCTCGAGCGCTGCACACACGCCCGCGTCGGAACCACCAAGGTGCCTCTGACCTCGGCCCTGAAGAGCAAGATCCTCGCCCTGACCGGCCAGTACGGTACTGGACGCGACACCCTGCGTTGCCTGGCCCTCGCCGTTGCCGATAGCCCGATGCGTCCCGATGAGATGGATCTGGGTGATTCCACCAAGTTCTACCAGTATGAGGTTAACCTGACCTTTGTCGGTGTCGTTGGCATGCTGGATCCCCCCCGCAAGGAGGTCTTCGACTCCATTGTTCGCTGCCGTGCCGCCGGTATTCGCGTTATTGTGATCACTGGCGACAACAAGGCCACTGCCGAGGCTATCTGCCGTCGTATTGGTGTGTTCACCGAGGACGAGGACACCACTGGCAAGTCCTACTCTGGCCGCGAATTCGATGACCTGTCCCCCGCCGAACAGAAGGCTGCCGTCGCCCGTTCCCGCCTTTTCTCCCGCGTGGAGCCCCAGCACAAGTCTAAGATTGTTGAGTTCCTGCAGGGCATGAACGAGATCTCCGCCATGACTGGTGATGGTGTGAACGACGCCCCCGCCCTGAAGAAGGCCGAGATCGGTATTGCCATGGGCTCTGGTACCGCTGTCGCCAAGTCTGCCGCCGAAATGGTGTTGGCCGACGACAACTTCTCCTCCATCGTGTCCGCCGTTGAAGAAGGTCGCGCTATTTACAACAACATGAAGCAGTTCATTCGCTACCTCATCTCCTCCAACATTGGTGAGGTCGTCTCCATCTTCCTTACTGCCGCCCTTGGTCTGCCCGAGGCTCTGATTCCCGTTCAGCTGCTCTGGGTTAACTTg GTTACTGACGGTCTCCCAGCCACAGCTCTTGGCTTCAACCCACCTGACTTGGACATCATGGAGAAGCCACCCAGGAAGGCCGATGAGGGTCTCATTTCCGGATGGTTGTTCTTCCG CTACATGGCTATTGGCTTCTATGTGGGCGCTGCCACTGTTGGTGCCGCCGCCTGGTGGTTCGTGTTCTCCGCCGAGGGCCCCAACCTAACCTACTGGCAGCTGACTCACCATCTGTCCTGCTTGGGCGGTGGTGACGAATTCAAGGGCGTTGACTGCAAGATCTTCAGCGATCCCCATGCCATGACCATGGCCTTGTCCGTGCTGGTAACCATTGAGATGTTGAACGCGATGAACAG CTTGTCTGAGAATCAGTCGCTGATTACCATGCCCCCATGGTGCAACTTGTGGCTGATTGGATCAATGGCACTCTCCTTTACTCTTCACTTTGTTATTCTTTACGTCGATGTCCTCTCC ACCGTCTTCCAAGTGACACCGTTGTCTGCTGAGGAATGGATAACTGTGATGAAATTCTCAATTCCTGTAGTTTTATTAGATGAGACACTGAAGTTTGTTGCTAGAAAAATCGCAGATG TTCCTGACGTCGTCGTCGACAAGTGGTAA
- the SERCA gene encoding calcium-transporting ATPase sarcoplasmic/endoplasmic reticulum type isoform X3, with translation MEDGHSKTVEQALNFFGTDGERGLTLDQIKTNQKKYGPNELPTEEGKSIWQLVLEQFDDLLVKILLLAAIISFVLALFEEHEETFTAFVEPLVILLILIANAVVGVWQERNAESAIEALKEYEPEMGKVVRQDKSGIQKVRAKEIVPGDLVEVSVGDKIPADIRITHIYSTTLRIDQSILTGESVSVIKHTDAIPDPRAVNQDKKNILFSGTNVAAGKARGIVIGTGLSTAIGKIRTEMSETEEIKTPLQQKLDEFGEQLSKVISIICVAVWAINIGHFNDPAHGGSWIKGAIYYFKIAVALAVAAIPEGLPAVITTCLALGTRRMAKKNAIVRSLPSVETLGCTSVICSDKTGTLTTNQMSVSRMFIFDKVEGNDSSFLEFELTGSTYEPIGELFLGGQRVKAADYDALQELSTVCIMCNDSAIDYNEFKQAFEKVGEATETALIVLAEKLNSFSVNKSGLDRRSAAIACRGEIETKWKKEFTLEFSRDRKSMSSYCTPLKASRLGTGPKLFVKGAPEGVLERCTHARVGTTKVPLTSALKSKILALTGQYGTGRDTLRCLALAVADSPMRPDEMDLGDSTKFYQYEVNLTFVGVVGMLDPPRKEVFDSIVRCRAAGIRVIVITGDNKATAEAICRRIGVFTEDEDTTGKSYSGREFDDLSPAEQKAAVARSRLFSRVEPQHKSKIVEFLQGMNEISAMTGDGVNDAPALKKAEIGIAMGSGTAVAKSAAEMVLADDNFSSIVSAVEEGRAIYNNMKQFIRYLISSNIGEVVSIFLTAALGLPEALIPVQLLWVNLVTDGLPATALGFNPPDLDIMEKPPRKADEGLISGWLFFRYMAIGFYVGAATVGAAAWWFVFSAEGPNLTYWQLTHHLSCLGGGDEFKGVDCKIFSDPHAMTMALSVLVTIEMLNAMNSLSENQSLITMPPWCNLWLIGSMALSFTLHFVILYVDVLSTVFQVTPLSAEEWITVMKFSIPVVLLDETLKFVARKIADVNPRFH, from the exons ATGGAAGACGGTCACTCGAAAACCGTCGAGCAGGCTCTCAACTTTTTCGGAACGGACGGCGAGCGCGGCCTCACTCTCGACCAGATCAAGACCAACCAGAAGAAATATGGACCCAACG AGTTGCCGACTGAGGAAG GAAAGAGCATCTGGCAGCTGGTCTTGGAGCAGTTCGACGATCTCCTGGTGAAGATTCTGCTTTTGGCAGCCATCATCTCATTT GTTCTCGCGCTGTTTGAGGAACACGAAGAAACGTTCACTGCATTTGTAGAGCCCTTAGTTATTTTACTTATTCTGATAGCCAACGCGGTGGTGGGAGTATGGCAGGAGAGGAACGCCGAATCGGCCATCGAAGCGCTCAAGGAGTACGAGCCAGAGATGGGCAAGGTGGTGCGTCAGGACAAGTCCGGCATCCAGAAGGTGCGCGCGAAAGAGATCGTGCCCGGTGACCTCGTTGAGGTCTCCGTCGGCGACAAGATCCCCGCCGATATCCGCATCACCCACATCTACTCGACCACCCTTAGGATCGATCAGTCCATCCTCACCGGTGAGTCGGTGTCTGTTATCAAGCACACCGATGCCATTCCCGATCCCCGCGCCGTCAACCAGGACAAGAAGAACATCCTGTTCTCCGGCACCAATGTGGCCGCTGGCAAGGCCCGCGGTATCGTCATCGGCACTGGCCTGAGCACCGCCATCGGTAAGATCCGTACCGAGATGTCCGAGACTGAGGAGATCAAGACTCCCCTGCAGCAGAAGCTCGACGAGTTCGGTGAGCAGCTGTCCAAGGTTATCTCCATCATTTGCGTCGCCGTGTGGGCTATCAACATTGGCCACTTCAACGACCCCGCCCACGGTGGCTCCTGGATCAAGGGCGCCATCTACTATTTCAAGATCGCCGTCGCTCTGGCCGTGGCTGCCATTCCCGAGGGTCTGCCCGCTGTCATCACCACCTGTCTGGCTTTGGGCACCCGCCGCATGGCCAAGAAGAACGCCATCGTGCGCTCCCTGCCCTCCGTCGAGACCCTTGGCTGCACCTCCGTCATCTGCTCAGATAAGACCGGCACACTCACCACCAACCAGATGTCCGTTTCCCGCATGTTCATCTTCGACAAGGTCGAGGGCAACGATAGCAGCTTCCTGGAATTCGAGCTGACTGGCTCCACCTACGAGCCCATTGGCGAGCTCTTCCTGGGTGGCCAGCGCGTCAAGGCCGCTGACTACGACGCCCTGCAGGAGCTGTCCACCGTCTGCATCATGTGCAACGACTCTGCCATCGATTACAATGAGTTCAAGCAGGCCTTCGAGAAGGTCGGCGAGGCCACTGAGACCGCCCTGATTGTGCTGGCCGAGAAGCTGAACAGCTTCAGCGTGAACAAGTCCGGCCTGGACCGCCGCTCCGCTGCCATTGCCTGCCGCGGTGAGATTGAGACCAAGTGGAAGAAGGAGTTCACCCTGGAGTTCTCCCGCGATCGTAAATCCATGTCCTCGTACTGCACCCCCCTGAAGGCCTCCCGTCTGGGCACTGGCCCCAAGCTGTTCGTCAAGGGCGCCCCTGAGGGTGTCCTCGAGCGCTGCACACACGCCCGCGTCGGAACCACCAAGGTGCCTCTGACCTCGGCCCTGAAGAGCAAGATCCTCGCCCTGACCGGCCAGTACGGTACTGGACGCGACACCCTGCGTTGCCTGGCCCTCGCCGTTGCCGATAGCCCGATGCGTCCCGATGAGATGGATCTGGGTGATTCCACCAAGTTCTACCAGTATGAGGTTAACCTGACCTTTGTCGGTGTCGTTGGCATGCTGGATCCCCCCCGCAAGGAGGTCTTCGACTCCATTGTTCGCTGCCGTGCCGCCGGTATTCGCGTTATTGTGATCACTGGCGACAACAAGGCCACTGCCGAGGCTATCTGCCGTCGTATTGGTGTGTTCACCGAGGACGAGGACACCACTGGCAAGTCCTACTCTGGCCGCGAATTCGATGACCTGTCCCCCGCCGAACAGAAGGCTGCCGTCGCCCGTTCCCGCCTTTTCTCCCGCGTGGAGCCCCAGCACAAGTCTAAGATTGTTGAGTTCCTGCAGGGCATGAACGAGATCTCCGCCATGACTGGTGATGGTGTGAACGACGCCCCCGCCCTGAAGAAGGCCGAGATCGGTATTGCCATGGGCTCTGGTACCGCTGTCGCCAAGTCTGCCGCCGAAATGGTGTTGGCCGACGACAACTTCTCCTCCATCGTGTCCGCCGTTGAAGAAGGTCGCGCTATTTACAACAACATGAAGCAGTTCATTCGCTACCTCATCTCCTCCAACATTGGTGAGGTCGTCTCCATCTTCCTTACTGCCGCCCTTGGTCTGCCCGAGGCTCTGATTCCCGTTCAGCTGCTCTGGGTTAACTTg GTTACTGACGGTCTCCCAGCCACAGCTCTTGGCTTCAACCCACCTGACTTGGACATCATGGAGAAGCCACCCAGGAAGGCCGATGAGGGTCTCATTTCCGGATGGTTGTTCTTCCG CTACATGGCTATTGGCTTCTATGTGGGCGCTGCCACTGTTGGTGCCGCCGCCTGGTGGTTCGTGTTCTCCGCCGAGGGCCCCAACCTAACCTACTGGCAGCTGACTCACCATCTGTCCTGCTTGGGCGGTGGTGACGAATTCAAGGGCGTTGACTGCAAGATCTTCAGCGATCCCCATGCCATGACCATGGCCTTGTCCGTGCTGGTAACCATTGAGATGTTGAACGCGATGAACAG CTTGTCTGAGAATCAGTCGCTGATTACCATGCCCCCATGGTGCAACTTGTGGCTGATTGGATCAATGGCACTCTCCTTTACTCTTCACTTTGTTATTCTTTACGTCGATGTCCTCTCC ACCGTCTTCCAAGTGACACCGTTGTCTGCTGAGGAATGGATAACTGTGATGAAATTCTCAATTCCTGTAGTTTTATTAGATGAGACACTGAAGTTTGTTGCTAGAAAAATCGCAGATG tCAATCCCAGATTTCATTAA